In the Candidatus Zixiibacteriota bacterium genome, one interval contains:
- a CDS encoding iron ABC transporter permease, protein MITALAVRSRIPGFASIRLGWLGWSSLITAMLVLAPLVAVVWNVFLPSETWPHLAATVLPSYIWNTLLLVILVAFGAVFCGVVPAWLVTAYSFRGRRTLEWGLVLPLAMPAYVMAYAYTDWLQAAGPVQTALREISGLQVREYWFPEIRSLPGAATMLSFAFYPYVYLLARAAFLDQPASAIEAARLAGYGAWKIFWRVALPLARPGIAAGAALALMETLADFGTVSYFAVNTFTTGIYRAWLSLGDPVAAGQLATFLLVFVAAILSLERLQRGRARYGGKRTPMVSQRLRRGRALAAAAVCATPVFFGFLLPAVILLGLAAGEHDEQVGARIYSLAANTFVLAAVAAAVAVLVALLLTYAARTIKTPLVQAANRFAVLGYALPGAVLAVGILFPLGKIDNAVAAWMDAVFGVKTGLLLTGSMTALIYAYLVRFLAVAFQTVEAGLTRVTPSMDDAARSLGLSPARTLARVHIPVISGSLATAALLVFVDVMKELPATFAMRPFNFDTLAVEAYNLAKDERIAEAALPSLLMVGVALLPVILLSRQIARSSPATKPARSPAATELRRSQRRRSLASPEDSPTPVSIDESA, encoded by the coding sequence ATGATTACTGCTCTCGCTGTTCGCTCGCGAATCCCCGGCTTCGCGAGCATCCGGCTCGGATGGCTTGGCTGGTCGTCTCTGATTACGGCGATGTTGGTGCTCGCGCCTTTGGTCGCAGTGGTCTGGAACGTCTTTTTGCCGAGCGAGACCTGGCCTCATCTCGCTGCGACCGTGCTGCCGAGCTATATCTGGAACACGCTGCTGCTCGTTATTCTCGTGGCCTTCGGCGCGGTTTTCTGCGGTGTCGTCCCCGCCTGGCTGGTGACCGCGTATTCATTCCGCGGTCGGCGCACTCTGGAGTGGGGGTTGGTCCTGCCGCTCGCGATGCCGGCTTACGTCATGGCGTATGCTTATACCGACTGGCTCCAGGCTGCCGGCCCGGTGCAGACCGCGCTGAGGGAAATCAGCGGGTTGCAAGTCCGCGAGTATTGGTTCCCCGAGATCCGCTCGCTGCCCGGCGCCGCAACGATGCTTTCCTTCGCGTTCTACCCCTATGTCTATCTTCTGGCACGCGCCGCCTTTCTCGACCAGCCGGCCTCCGCCATTGAGGCGGCGCGGCTCGCGGGTTATGGCGCCTGGAAGATATTCTGGCGGGTTGCTTTGCCGCTCGCCCGCCCGGGTATCGCTGCCGGCGCGGCGCTCGCGCTCATGGAGACGCTCGCCGATTTCGGCACGGTCTCTTACTTCGCGGTGAACACCTTCACTACCGGGATTTACCGGGCCTGGCTCTCCCTCGGCGATCCGGTGGCGGCCGGGCAGCTCGCGACCTTCCTGCTCGTGTTCGTGGCGGCAATCCTCTCGCTGGAACGACTGCAACGAGGTCGTGCACGCTACGGCGGAAAACGAACGCCGATGGTCTCGCAGAGGCTTCGCCGTGGCCGCGCGTTAGCTGCGGCCGCCGTATGCGCAACCCCCGTCTTTTTCGGATTCTTGTTGCCGGCAGTCATATTGCTTGGTCTGGCAGCCGGCGAGCACGATGAACAGGTCGGCGCGCGAATCTATTCGCTCGCAGCGAACACGTTCGTCCTGGCTGCCGTGGCGGCGGCGGTGGCGGTATTGGTTGCCCTGCTCCTCACATATGCCGCGCGGACGATCAAAACCCCTCTCGTCCAGGCGGCCAACCGGTTTGCGGTTTTGGGCTACGCGTTGCCGGGGGCGGTGCTGGCGGTGGGAATTCTCTTTCCGCTCGGCAAGATCGACAACGCCGTCGCGGCGTGGATGGATGCCGTGTTCGGTGTGAAGACCGGCCTCTTGCTTACCGGCTCGATGACCGCGCTGATTTACGCCTATCTGGTACGTTTTCTTGCGGTTGCATTTCAGACCGTCGAGGCGGGGCTTACGCGGGTTACGCCTTCAATGGACGACGCCGCGCGCAGTCTCGGGCTCTCGCCCGCTCGCACTCTCGCGCGCGTGCATATTCCCGTTATTTCCGGCAGCCTCGCGACCGCCGCCCTGCTCGTCTTCGTCGACGTGATGAAAGAGCTGCCTGCGACTTTCGCGATGCGACCGTTCAACTTCGACACCCTGGCGGTCGAAGCTTATAACCTGGCGAAAGACGAGCGTATCGCCGAAGCCGCGCTTCCGTCGCTCCTGATGGTTGGCGTCGCGCTCCTGCCGGTCATTCTGCTGTCGCGACAAATTGCGCGTTCGAGCCCCGCCACAAAACCGGCAAGAAGCCCTGCGGCGACCGAACTCCGGCGCAGTCAGCGTCGCAGGTCGCTTGCATCGCCCGAAGACTCGCCGACTCCTGTCAGCATCGACGAGTCCGCGTAG
- a CDS encoding cytochrome c/FTR1 family iron permease, producing MAEEAKRILALIDYIGGDYRNAVQGGRVLSADEYQEMIEFSGRALELFKQLKSREGADRAGIEKELRRLVRHVEQKSGESAVPELAQTIKQRLIATYNIATHPRALPDLETGRRVYLENCAQCHGETGRGDGPDVETMRPREPRPASFLDPDLMNRLSPFKAFNTATFGIAGTAMPEFSALGEEQRWQAAFYVMSLRFTERASSAGKRIFESASLPPQLSDVQTLATVTDGELREKLGSILGPKDEPDKVLAYLRKGLLAEQRPDPLLVARTKLKQALDLYRQGKRNEAYQRAVDAYLDGFELAEPAVFARDPDLGRDLEGRFTEFRASIRSGADISRIRELYTALDQGLLRVAQILDVPSSSGGSYTLFNAGLIIVREGVEALLIVSAIIAVLKATGASWAIRYIHLGWTLALASGILTWVSAQTVLTVSGVQREVVEGFTALLAAVVLFFVSYWLISKAEARRWQQYIQHKVQEALSGGRIVALVGVSFLAVYREAFETVLFYQALWLQSRPGRIFVIWGFLLGVAVLAAVVWFIFKVGMRIPLRLFFGLSSAVLYLLAFVFIGQGIKDLQATGWFPETPLNLPPIPVLGIYPTLETTLAQGAMILALIAALAWLWSKAPARANTTQR from the coding sequence GTGGCTGAGGAGGCCAAAAGGATCCTGGCCCTGATCGACTACATCGGGGGCGACTATCGAAACGCGGTTCAGGGTGGCAGGGTCCTCAGCGCCGACGAGTACCAGGAGATGATCGAGTTTTCGGGACGCGCCCTGGAGCTATTCAAGCAGCTGAAATCCAGAGAAGGGGCCGACAGGGCGGGTATCGAGAAAGAGCTACGCCGCCTGGTACGGCACGTCGAACAGAAATCCGGCGAAAGCGCCGTTCCAGAGCTCGCGCAAACCATCAAGCAGCGTCTCATCGCAACTTACAACATCGCGACCCACCCCAGGGCCCTGCCCGACCTGGAAACCGGGAGGCGGGTTTACCTGGAGAACTGCGCTCAGTGTCATGGTGAGACGGGGCGAGGTGACGGTCCCGACGTCGAAACCATGCGCCCCAGGGAGCCGAGGCCGGCCAGTTTTCTCGATCCCGATTTGATGAACCGCCTTTCTCCCTTCAAGGCGTTCAACACTGCCACCTTTGGAATCGCCGGGACCGCCATGCCCGAATTTTCCGCCCTCGGTGAAGAGCAAAGATGGCAAGCCGCCTTTTATGTCATGTCTCTTCGCTTTACAGAGCGAGCATCTTCCGCGGGCAAGAGAATTTTCGAGTCGGCAAGCCTGCCGCCGCAACTCAGCGACGTCCAAACGCTGGCGACGGTCACGGATGGAGAGCTGCGCGAGAAGCTGGGCTCGATTCTAGGCCCGAAAGACGAGCCCGACAAAGTCCTGGCCTACCTCAGAAAAGGCCTGCTCGCGGAACAGAGGCCGGACCCCCTGCTCGTCGCCCGGACGAAGCTGAAACAGGCCCTGGATCTTTACCGGCAAGGCAAGCGAAACGAAGCCTACCAGAGGGCGGTGGACGCCTACCTGGACGGCTTCGAACTCGCGGAGCCGGCGGTGTTCGCCAGAGACCCCGACCTCGGGCGAGACCTCGAAGGCCGCTTTACGGAGTTCCGGGCCTCGATCCGAAGCGGCGCCGACATCAGCCGTATCCGGGAACTGTACACCGCTCTCGATCAAGGCCTGCTCCGGGTCGCCCAGATCCTCGACGTCCCGAGCTCGAGCGGCGGAAGCTACACCCTTTTCAACGCGGGGCTGATCATCGTCCGAGAAGGCGTGGAAGCGCTGTTGATCGTGTCCGCCATCATTGCCGTGCTCAAAGCAACCGGAGCTTCCTGGGCGATTCGGTACATTCACCTGGGCTGGACGCTGGCGCTGGCGTCCGGAATTCTCACCTGGGTGTCGGCGCAAACCGTTTTGACGGTCAGCGGCGTCCAGCGCGAGGTCGTGGAAGGGTTCACGGCTCTATTGGCCGCCGTCGTGCTTTTCTTCGTGAGTTACTGGCTCATCTCGAAAGCCGAAGCCAGAAGGTGGCAGCAATACATTCAGCACAAGGTCCAGGAAGCGCTCTCGGGGGGCCGGATTGTTGCGTTGGTCGGAGTCTCTTTTCTCGCCGTTTACCGCGAGGCGTTCGAGACCGTTTTGTTCTACCAGGCGTTATGGCTGCAAAGCCGACCGGGGCGGATTTTCGTGATCTGGGGCTTCCTCCTCGGCGTCGCCGTGCTCGCCGCCGTCGTATGGTTCATCTTCAAGGTCGGGATGAGAATTCCACTCCGGCTCTTCTTCGGTCTCAGCAGCGCGGTGCTCTATCTCCTCGCCTTCGTTTTCATCGGCCAAGGAATCAAGGACCTCCAGGCAACCGGCTGGTTTCCGGAAACGCCGCTGAACCTTCCGCCGATACCGGTTCTTGGAATTTATCCGACCCTTGAAACCACTCTCGCCCAGGGGGCGATGATCCTGGCGCTCATCGCAGCTCTGGCTTGGCTCTGGAGCAAGGCGCCGGCACGGGCAAACACGACGCAACGTTGA
- a CDS encoding TatD family hydrolase: MELIDSHAHIQGPEYAGEIEAVLERASAAGVTRVIVVGGAGELASNDAAVDLARRYPGLYATVGMHPHDAKEVGEEEFRKLERLVRGPGVVAVGETGLDYYYDHSPRAVQRKVFARFISVARRAALPLVVHERNAHRDTADLLLREGEREIRGVIHCFTGDYDAARAYLDLGFFISFSGILTFKNAGALREVARKIPLDRMLVETDSPYLTPVPHRGKRNEPSYVRLVAETVARLKETSLEEVACATTANVKKLFGI; the protein is encoded by the coding sequence ATGGAGCTGATCGACAGCCATGCGCACATTCAAGGACCGGAGTACGCGGGGGAAATCGAGGCGGTGCTGGAGCGGGCAAGCGCGGCCGGGGTGACGCGGGTCATTGTCGTGGGTGGAGCCGGCGAGCTTGCCAGCAACGACGCGGCAGTCGATCTCGCGCGACGCTATCCCGGTCTTTACGCCACCGTCGGGATGCACCCGCACGACGCGAAGGAAGTCGGCGAAGAAGAGTTTCGGAAGCTCGAGCGGCTGGTGCGCGGACCCGGCGTGGTCGCCGTCGGAGAGACCGGTCTCGACTACTATTATGACCACTCTCCACGCGCGGTGCAGCGCAAGGTTTTCGCCCGCTTCATCTCCGTGGCGCGCCGGGCGGCGTTGCCACTCGTGGTCCACGAGCGCAACGCGCATCGAGACACGGCCGACCTCCTGTTGCGGGAAGGGGAACGGGAAATTCGCGGCGTGATCCATTGTTTCACCGGTGACTACGACGCGGCCCGCGCCTACCTCGATCTCGGCTTTTTCATCTCCTTCTCGGGGATCCTGACCTTCAAGAACGCGGGAGCCCTTAGAGAGGTGGCGAGAAAAATCCCGCTCGATCGAATGCTCGTGGAGACCGATTCACCCTACCTGACGCCGGTTCCCCACCGGGGCAAGCGCAATGAGCCTTCTTACGTGCGGCTGGTCGCCGAAACGGTCGCCCGGCTCAAAGAAACTTCGCTCGAAGAGGTCGCCTGCGCGACGACCGCCAACGTGAAAAAGCTGTTCGGGATCTGA